A portion of the Acidisarcina polymorpha genome contains these proteins:
- a CDS encoding DMT family transporter, translating into MDSRLAGRNRTAMGYVACASAGCLWSAGFYFGKIALGQMGVGHMVLYRFLFACLGLSPILWQRSFRQAKGLSGGEWRLLLLASFLGVPVQFLIQFWGLKLTSVSHAALMVGTMPVILAVAATSFTHERLDGFGWLALFGSTSGVGLIVWSGVGSGGLWAGLANAPGFTGDLLVVLSMLIASAWILINQRLMRRHPPLVITAYGVISGTAMLAVWVLAVDGLPPLQGVSSAAWLALAASGVLCTATTTLLWNWGIHHVPASRAGVFLNIEPALGSVLGVKLMGDKLGPLTWVGGALILAAAVMLTSRGGVDAEAVME; encoded by the coding sequence ATGGACTCAAGACTGGCGGGGCGCAACCGAACCGCAATGGGCTATGTGGCTTGTGCATCGGCCGGCTGTCTTTGGAGCGCAGGATTTTACTTTGGCAAGATCGCACTTGGGCAGATGGGAGTCGGGCATATGGTGCTCTACCGCTTCCTCTTCGCTTGCTTGGGACTGTCGCCGATCCTCTGGCAACGGAGTTTTCGTCAAGCTAAAGGTCTGAGTGGCGGGGAGTGGAGGTTGTTGCTGCTGGCTTCATTCCTGGGTGTGCCGGTCCAGTTTCTCATCCAGTTCTGGGGACTCAAGCTGACGAGCGTCTCGCATGCCGCTTTAATGGTGGGAACGATGCCGGTCATTCTGGCTGTTGCTGCGACGTCATTCACACACGAACGCTTGGATGGTTTCGGGTGGCTAGCGCTATTTGGCTCGACCTCGGGCGTGGGACTAATCGTATGGAGTGGCGTCGGCAGCGGAGGCTTGTGGGCTGGGTTGGCGAATGCACCAGGCTTCACCGGCGACTTGCTGGTGGTGCTGTCGATGCTAATAGCATCAGCATGGATCTTGATCAATCAACGGCTGATGAGGCGGCATCCACCGCTGGTGATAACTGCCTACGGCGTTATCTCTGGGACAGCGATGCTGGCAGTCTGGGTTCTGGCGGTGGATGGGCTGCCGCCGCTACAAGGCGTCAGTTCGGCAGCTTGGCTGGCGTTGGCGGCCAGCGGGGTTCTATGCACCGCAACAACGACGCTGCTTTGGAACTGGGGAATTCATCATGTCCCAGCTTCGCGGGCAGGCGTTTTCCTGAATATTGAGCCGGCGCTAGGTTCGGTGCTCGGGGTGAAGTTGATGGGCGACAAACTGGGTCCGCTGACCTGGGTCGGAGGCGCGCTCATCCTGGCGGCTGCGGTGATGTTGACGAGCCGGGGCGGGGTGGATGCTGAAGCGGTAATGGAGTAG
- a CDS encoding cytidine deaminase, producing MRTTAHPVSLTKMSLTSEEAQRLQQAATQAAENAYAPYSNFRVGAAILLDDRSIVTGCNVENASFGLTICAERSAMVRAVSEKGPHVRVAAIAIDNLNGAPSSPCGACRQVLSEFAQEDAMVFFPTGSGNAVSGMENRPFFDLFPFSFALAKSPSEPS from the coding sequence TTGCGCACCACCGCACATCCCGTTAGCCTCACTAAAATGAGTCTCACCTCCGAAGAGGCCCAGCGCCTCCAACAAGCCGCTACCCAGGCCGCAGAAAACGCCTATGCGCCTTATTCGAACTTTCGCGTCGGCGCCGCGATCCTGCTTGACGATCGCTCGATCGTCACCGGCTGTAATGTTGAAAATGCATCATTTGGCCTTACGATCTGCGCCGAACGGTCAGCCATGGTCCGCGCGGTCAGCGAAAAGGGGCCGCACGTCCGCGTCGCCGCCATTGCCATAGATAACCTCAACGGGGCACCAAGCTCCCCCTGCGGAGCCTGTCGTCAGGTGCTCAGCGAGTTTGCCCAGGAAGATGCCATGGTCTTCTTCCCGACCGGCTCTGGAAATGCAGTGAGCGGGATGGAAAACCGGCCATTTTTTGACCTATTCCCTTTCAGCTTCGCCCTGGCCAAGTCTCCCTCGGAGCCCTCCTAA
- a CDS encoding NupC/NupG family nucleoside CNT transporter, with amino-acid sequence MARFTGILGLLTMLLLAWLFSSNRRAIRWRTVLWGLGLQFVFAILVLRFTVGQRILAAAGDLVTGMLNNAFAGSQLVFGELGKQHSTFGPIIAFQVLPTIIFISALFAVLYHLGIMQIVIKAFAWAMQRTMKISGAESLNVAASIFMGQTEAPLTIRPFLPGLTRSELMTVMTSGMAHVSGGIMAAYILSGILAKDLLAAVIMTAPGTILIAKMLVPETQVPETEGTVHMTASEEHNEENLLGAIARGTIDGGRLAFNVAIMLISFLALITLLNGIFGDLHNWLGRYHIPFPSQLGVVLGILFSPVAWLIGIPWHDAPLVGNLLGTRTMINEVVAYSLLGQQKAMLAPRSFTIATFALCGFANLSSIGIQIGGIGALIPDRRNELARLGLRAMIAGTMANLMSASIVGLLVR; translated from the coding sequence ATGGCCAGGTTCACCGGAATCCTCGGACTTCTCACCATGCTCCTTCTTGCGTGGCTCTTCTCAAGCAACCGCCGCGCCATCCGGTGGAGAACCGTTCTTTGGGGACTCGGATTGCAATTCGTCTTCGCCATCCTCGTACTCCGCTTCACCGTTGGCCAACGGATCCTCGCAGCTGCCGGAGACTTGGTTACCGGGATGCTCAACAACGCCTTCGCCGGCTCGCAACTGGTCTTCGGCGAACTAGGCAAACAGCATTCCACCTTCGGCCCGATCATCGCCTTTCAAGTCCTGCCGACAATCATTTTCATCTCTGCTCTCTTCGCCGTTCTCTATCACCTCGGGATCATGCAGATCGTCATCAAGGCCTTCGCCTGGGCCATGCAGCGCACCATGAAGATCAGCGGAGCGGAAAGCCTCAACGTCGCCGCCAGTATCTTCATGGGCCAGACTGAAGCGCCTCTCACCATTCGACCGTTCCTGCCGGGCCTTACCCGCTCTGAACTCATGACCGTGATGACCAGCGGAATGGCCCACGTCTCCGGCGGCATTATGGCCGCCTATATCCTCTCAGGCATCCTCGCGAAGGACCTGCTCGCCGCCGTCATCATGACCGCGCCTGGCACTATCCTCATCGCCAAGATGCTTGTGCCCGAAACCCAGGTACCCGAGACCGAGGGCACTGTTCACATGACCGCCAGTGAGGAGCACAACGAAGAGAATCTGCTGGGAGCAATCGCCCGCGGCACTATCGACGGAGGCCGGCTCGCCTTCAATGTTGCCATCATGCTGATCTCCTTTCTCGCGCTCATTACCTTGCTCAACGGAATCTTTGGCGACCTTCACAACTGGCTAGGCCGTTACCACATTCCGTTCCCGTCGCAGTTGGGAGTCGTTCTCGGCATCCTCTTTTCGCCGGTAGCGTGGCTGATCGGCATCCCCTGGCATGATGCGCCTCTGGTTGGTAACCTGCTCGGCACTCGAACCATGATCAACGAAGTGGTTGCCTACTCTCTGCTCGGCCAGCAGAAAGCGATGCTGGCGCCCCGCTCTTTCACCATCGCTACCTTCGCCCTGTGCGGATTCGCTAATCTCAGTTCCATCGGCATCCAGATCGGCGGCATCGGCGCCCTTATCCCTGACCGCCGCAATGAGCTCGCCCGTCTTGGTCTCCGGGCCATGATCGCCGGCACCATGGCCAATCTGATGTCCGCCTCCATCGTCGGATTGCTGGTCCGCTGA
- a CDS encoding alpha-L-fucosidase gives MKCISIALAATLVFAGMSARLVLAQNFTDLKPTPQQVAWQDLEFGVILHFSTNTFLDREWGDGTASPSVFNPTQFDPDQWMDAIQASGAKYVVLVAKHHDGFCLWPTAQTDYSIKSSPWKGGKGDVVGDVARAARRHGLKFGVYLSPWDRHDPRYQDAAAYDKYYLSELEELAQNYGDLVEFWLDGAGSGGHVYNFAKIIETLRTYQPNTIVFADTGLFEYGDARWAGTESGHVAYENWNGIDRHGYLRWRPIEADTPLRDLHWFWYPHDEASLKSVKALTETYEETVGRGAQLMLGVAPDDRGLLPDVDVARLRELGSAIAGLKANNLALQHQPTSAEAGAALDGDPDTFWSAPAGSHHALLELNLAKPARVDRVTTMEWLNDGQNVEKYAIEAWTGKEWKTLAFGQAIGHEKIDRFAPVWTSRLRLNILSSAREAHIREFQVYSDSGAGGSR, from the coding sequence ATGAAGTGTATCTCGATAGCGTTGGCCGCAACTCTGGTCTTCGCCGGCATGTCCGCGCGGCTGGTGCTGGCGCAGAACTTTACCGATTTAAAGCCGACCCCGCAGCAGGTCGCGTGGCAGGATCTGGAGTTCGGGGTCATCCTGCATTTCTCCACGAATACGTTTCTCGACCGGGAATGGGGCGACGGCACGGCCAGTCCCTCCGTGTTCAATCCTACTCAATTCGATCCCGATCAATGGATGGATGCGATTCAGGCAAGCGGGGCGAAATACGTAGTGCTGGTCGCGAAACATCATGACGGGTTCTGCTTATGGCCAACGGCGCAGACCGACTACAGCATCAAGAGCAGCCCATGGAAGGGTGGCAAGGGTGACGTGGTTGGCGACGTGGCCCGTGCGGCGCGTAGACATGGTTTGAAGTTCGGGGTGTATCTCTCACCCTGGGACCGTCACGATCCGAGATACCAGGATGCTGCTGCTTATGACAAGTACTATCTCTCCGAGTTAGAAGAGCTGGCGCAGAACTACGGGGACCTTGTCGAGTTCTGGCTGGACGGAGCAGGAAGCGGAGGACACGTTTATAACTTCGCCAAGATCATCGAGACGCTCCGCACGTATCAGCCGAACACGATCGTCTTCGCCGATACCGGTCTCTTCGAATATGGAGATGCGCGTTGGGCCGGCACCGAATCGGGGCACGTCGCTTATGAGAACTGGAATGGTATCGACCGGCATGGCTATCTGCGATGGAGACCGATTGAAGCGGACACCCCGCTGCGGGACCTGCACTGGTTCTGGTATCCTCATGACGAAGCCTCGCTGAAGAGTGTCAAAGCTCTGACCGAGACCTATGAAGAGACGGTCGGACGAGGCGCGCAATTGATGCTCGGGGTCGCGCCTGACGATCGCGGTCTATTGCCGGATGTGGATGTGGCCCGGTTACGAGAGCTGGGATCGGCAATTGCCGGCCTGAAGGCGAACAATCTAGCGCTTCAGCATCAGCCGACGAGCGCTGAGGCCGGGGCTGCGCTGGATGGAGATCCAGACACTTTCTGGTCAGCTCCCGCGGGTTCTCATCATGCCCTGCTCGAGTTGAACCTGGCCAAGCCGGCCCGGGTGGATCGAGTTACGACGATGGAGTGGCTTAACGATGGGCAGAATGTCGAGAAGTACGCCATCGAGGCATGGACGGGGAAGGAGTGGAAGACGCTGGCCTTTGGGCAGGCGATCGGCCATGAGAAGATCGACCGCTTCGCTCCGGTCTGGACGAGTCGTTTACGGCTAAATATTCTTTCAAGCGCGCGCGAAGCACACATTCGCGAATTCCAGGTCTATAGCGACAGCGGAGCGGGCGGCTCTCGTTGA
- a CDS encoding TonB-dependent receptor, producing MRFSKHIVGCLFAILFGTLPLISQTVTGSIVGSVTDASGAVLPGAQVVAHNLDTGVDSPTTTNASGFYRIEFLPIGHYQVIVSANGFNTQTLPPFSLEVLQTPTFNVKLEVGSSSTTVSVSAAAPILNTNDPTLGTTFTSNTIQNFPLNGLDFSALTLYVPGSVSTAGTSGTTSIERSTYYTDSPNLNGNRAQANNYTLDGIDMNETQNNLISYSPAPDALAEVRVLTANSPADYGNVNGGGVVSVLKSGSNQFHGSAYGYTQNANFNANTWFNNHQNPKLPINPFSQSQFGGTFGGPIKRDKLFFFVDYLGARFHQGGTTTASVLTAAMRNGDYSVLLSGANGNQAIQLYDSQNNFAPYVNNQIPVVNPVAKFLFANPSLYPLPNATPSDGIAANNLQGSSRKFSTNNQGDVKIEYDPRASDKITGFYSMSTAYDGSTALLAIAFPSTNLYPTKLGGLNWVHIFSPGLINSARIGFTRTTWNKAVPTDPSGLFGLAGNSKVGIPFGVQSYVGFSNQGLGGGLSDVGTTADNQSIIDNTFSYIDNLTWQRGLHLLSMGVQALRYQNDYTTDNNQGFLGTFNYNGDYTSNPALTNAGGYGPADFVLDRVSEAAITSQGILVGQRQWRVAGFVQDDWKILPNLTLNIGLRYEYDQPWIEANNKTGNILLGTGQVVYAGHVPAGAPPGSGVCSNRACYQPTYNQFMPRLGFAYQANDRFVLRGGYGATSFFEGNAANQRLTSITPFVQAVDIKPLTPTTTSPGAPRTVEQGFSFSDPADINFNGSSYNVYPQNIKPAYVQEWSLTAEYAITRTTSLQVGYLGEQGQHIEDYGNVNQYLVNGDPTTAPFFNNTNLGIGSQTLLITESRAAMNFNALESTLRQRLNNGLEFTLNYTYGKALTNSLGNYSLNVNGYSGAFQNYYDSHADWGPAGYDVRHNVSGTGVYALPVGRGKTYLSGVNRWVDEAIGGWKIAVAGVAYSGFPQTVTAPGNNSNSYGSSRANQYRKLKIVNRTVNNWFGTDPSATPCTAAGVDNGVCAFGVPAPNTFGSSSNGAVRGPGYLNVDSSAFKDFHIVGEQSLGFRFDAFNVFNIASYGNPDIGVTDTNFGQIASLGTPVRSVERHLQFSARYSF from the coding sequence ATGCGTTTTTCAAAACATATAGTCGGCTGTTTATTCGCGATCTTGTTTGGAACACTTCCCCTGATTTCGCAGACCGTTACCGGCTCGATCGTTGGCTCCGTCACTGATGCCTCGGGCGCCGTCCTTCCCGGAGCCCAGGTGGTCGCCCACAACCTCGACACGGGCGTGGATTCTCCTACCACCACGAATGCCTCAGGCTTCTACCGCATCGAATTTCTCCCGATCGGCCATTATCAGGTGATCGTGAGTGCTAACGGATTTAACACCCAGACGCTTCCGCCCTTTTCGCTCGAGGTCCTGCAGACGCCCACCTTCAACGTCAAGCTGGAAGTTGGATCCTCTTCGACCACGGTGAGCGTTTCGGCGGCCGCGCCCATCCTGAACACCAACGATCCCACCCTGGGCACGACGTTCACCTCGAACACCATCCAGAACTTCCCGCTGAATGGCCTCGATTTCTCAGCCCTGACTCTGTACGTGCCAGGATCGGTCAGCACTGCCGGCACCTCGGGCACCACCAGCATTGAGCGCAGCACCTACTACACCGATAGCCCGAATTTGAACGGCAACCGCGCCCAGGCCAACAACTACACGCTCGACGGCATCGACATGAACGAGACCCAGAACAATCTGATTTCGTACAGCCCCGCTCCCGATGCGCTTGCCGAGGTCAGAGTCTTGACCGCGAACTCCCCCGCAGACTACGGCAACGTAAACGGCGGCGGGGTGGTCAGCGTGCTGAAGAGCGGTTCCAACCAGTTTCATGGGTCGGCGTACGGCTACACCCAAAATGCGAACTTCAACGCCAACACCTGGTTCAACAATCATCAAAACCCCAAACTGCCGATCAACCCTTTCTCGCAGTCGCAGTTCGGCGGCACCTTTGGCGGGCCTATTAAGCGCGACAAATTGTTCTTCTTCGTGGATTACCTCGGCGCGCGTTTCCACCAGGGCGGCACAACTACCGCCAGTGTGCTCACAGCGGCCATGCGCAATGGCGATTATTCTGTGTTGCTGAGCGGCGCTAACGGCAACCAGGCAATCCAGCTCTACGATTCACAGAACAACTTCGCTCCCTACGTCAACAACCAGATTCCGGTCGTCAATCCAGTCGCCAAGTTCCTCTTTGCGAATCCGTCCTTATATCCACTGCCCAACGCCACTCCATCGGACGGAATCGCCGCGAACAACCTGCAAGGCTCATCGCGAAAGTTCAGCACCAACAACCAGGGCGACGTCAAAATCGAATACGATCCCAGGGCTTCCGACAAGATCACCGGTTTCTATTCCATGTCGACTGCCTATGACGGATCGACCGCGCTGCTCGCGATTGCCTTCCCCAGCACCAACCTCTACCCGACCAAGCTCGGCGGACTGAACTGGGTCCACATCTTCTCTCCCGGCCTGATCAACTCGGCCCGTATCGGATTCACCCGCACCACCTGGAACAAGGCAGTTCCTACCGATCCTAGTGGGCTCTTTGGACTCGCAGGCAATAGCAAGGTAGGCATTCCGTTCGGCGTTCAATCCTACGTCGGCTTCTCTAACCAGGGCCTCGGCGGCGGCCTCAGCGACGTCGGCACCACGGCGGATAACCAGAGCATCATCGACAATACCTTCAGTTACATCGATAACTTGACATGGCAGCGCGGCTTGCACCTGCTCAGCATGGGCGTTCAGGCGCTCCGGTATCAGAACGACTACACGACCGACAACAACCAGGGTTTTCTTGGCACTTTCAATTACAACGGCGACTATACCAGCAATCCGGCCTTAACCAATGCCGGCGGCTACGGGCCGGCGGACTTCGTGCTGGACCGCGTCAGCGAAGCCGCCATCACCTCGCAAGGAATTCTGGTCGGCCAGCGCCAATGGCGGGTTGCCGGCTTCGTCCAGGACGATTGGAAGATCCTCCCTAATCTCACCCTGAACATCGGACTCCGTTACGAATACGACCAGCCGTGGATCGAAGCCAACAACAAGACCGGCAACATACTTCTCGGGACTGGGCAGGTCGTGTATGCGGGCCATGTGCCGGCCGGCGCACCTCCAGGCTCGGGAGTATGCAGCAACCGCGCTTGCTATCAACCCACCTACAACCAGTTCATGCCACGTCTAGGATTCGCTTATCAGGCGAATGATCGCTTCGTGCTGCGCGGCGGCTATGGCGCCACCAGCTTCTTCGAGGGCAACGCCGCCAATCAGCGCCTGACCTCAATCACTCCCTTCGTCCAGGCGGTCGACATCAAGCCGCTGACTCCGACCACGACCAGCCCAGGCGCACCCCGCACCGTTGAGCAGGGCTTTAGCTTCTCCGATCCTGCCGATATCAATTTCAACGGCTCCTCATACAACGTCTACCCCCAGAACATCAAGCCGGCCTACGTCCAGGAGTGGAGCCTCACCGCCGAATACGCCATCACCCGCACCACCTCGCTCCAAGTTGGCTATCTCGGTGAACAAGGCCAGCACATCGAGGACTACGGCAACGTCAACCAGTATTTGGTGAACGGTGACCCGACCACTGCGCCGTTCTTCAACAACACGAACCTTGGCATCGGCTCCCAGACCCTGTTGATCACAGAGTCTCGCGCCGCGATGAATTTCAACGCCCTCGAGTCGACGCTCCGCCAACGGCTGAACAACGGCCTCGAGTTCACCCTCAACTACACTTATGGCAAAGCCCTCACCAACAGCCTCGGCAACTACTCCCTGAACGTGAACGGCTATAGCGGCGCTTTCCAGAACTACTACGACAGTCATGCCGATTGGGGTCCGGCGGGCTATGACGTTCGCCACAACGTCTCCGGAACCGGTGTCTATGCTCTTCCCGTTGGCCGTGGCAAAACCTACCTCTCAGGAGTGAACCGCTGGGTCGACGAAGCGATCGGCGGCTGGAAGATTGCTGTAGCCGGCGTCGCCTACTCCGGCTTTCCTCAAACCGTCACCGCTCCCGGCAACAACTCCAACAGCTACGGAAGCTCCCGCGCCAATCAATATCGCAAACTGAAAATCGTGAACCGGACGGTCAATAACTGGTTCGGCACCGATCCTTCAGCGACTCCCTGCACTGCAGCCGGCGTCGACAACGGTGTCTGCGCTTTCGGTGTTCCCGCACCCAATACCTTTGGCTCTTCAAGCAACGGGGCAGTTCGCGGACCGGGCTACCTCAACGTCGATAGCTCAGCATTCAAAGACTTCCACATCGTCGGCGAACAGTCGCTGGGCTTCCGCTTCGATGCCTTCAACGTCTTCAACATCGCCAGCTATGGCAATCCCGATATTGGTGTAACGGACACAAACTTCGGGCAAATCGCTAGCCTGGGCACACCCGTGCGCTCGGTCGAACGGCATCTGCAATTCTCCGCGCGCTACTCGTTCTAG
- a CDS encoding DeoR/GlpR family DNA-binding transcription regulator has translation MSSKTDQRAKEILRLLLQQGKTSIEELSGTFGTSSASVRRDLVRLEERGLVHRTHGGAMLAEQAVYEPFRFDASFQVREDRFAQEKQRIAQAAAGIVQEGETIGLNAGTTATQIARCLRQRSNLRIVTNAVNIGMELSSSAGLTTHLTGGTMRWAGAFSLIGPAAIESLNNLVMDRLFLGVCGVDAMRGATAIEPDEAAVFRVMTRQAKQVVVVADSSKVGMASPAVICSAGAIHMLITDDGASEEALAAFTRLGVQVMVV, from the coding sequence ATGTCCTCTAAGACCGATCAGCGCGCGAAAGAGATTCTGCGACTCCTCCTCCAGCAGGGAAAAACATCGATCGAAGAGCTGAGCGGTACCTTCGGCACTTCCTCCGCCAGCGTCCGGCGCGACCTGGTCCGCCTTGAGGAGCGCGGTTTAGTGCATCGCACCCACGGCGGAGCGATGCTTGCCGAGCAAGCGGTGTACGAGCCGTTCCGCTTCGACGCTTCCTTTCAGGTCCGCGAAGACCGCTTTGCTCAGGAGAAGCAACGGATCGCCCAGGCCGCCGCCGGAATCGTTCAGGAAGGAGAGACAATAGGCCTCAATGCTGGCACTACGGCAACCCAGATCGCCCGCTGCCTGCGTCAGCGCTCCAACCTTCGCATCGTCACCAACGCCGTCAATATTGGCATGGAACTGAGCAGCAGCGCAGGGCTGACCACTCACCTGACCGGCGGCACGATGCGTTGGGCCGGAGCATTTTCGCTCATTGGCCCGGCCGCCATCGAGTCGTTGAACAACCTGGTTATGGATCGCCTCTTCCTCGGTGTCTGCGGCGTCGATGCCATGCGCGGGGCGACCGCCATTGAACCGGATGAGGCGGCCGTCTTCCGCGTGATGACCCGACAGGCGAAGCAAGTGGTCGTGGTCGCCGATTCCAGCAAAGTCGGGATGGCCAGCCCGGCCGTCATCTGCTCTGCCGGTGCGATCCATATGCTCATCACCGATGACGGCGCTTCGGAAGAAGCGCTCGCGGCGTTCACCCGCCTCGGCGTCCAGGTGATGGTGGTTTGA
- a CDS encoding thymidine phosphorylase, with protein MADPAQPIHHHIIDIIRKKRDGHELNAPEIEFVVNAAARHSDPDATQPATEAQLAAWLMTVLLRGLTAAELHALTKAMRFSGEVFDPSPLGKFAIDKHSTGGVGDSTSFIVAPIAAAAGLSVPMISGRALGHTGGTLDKLDSIPGYRSNLSLAEMFRALEQNGAFIVSQTKALVPADRVLYALRDHTGTVESPYLICASIMSKKLAAGLNGLVLDVKTGSGAFLKSEEEGLYLASLMVRTGEASGTRTVAVLTDMNQPLGRFAGNWVEIWEAVDVLSGKRHPLCEDILQISLTLAGWMLHLGDKAPTPAAGYDLAQDLLTSGAALTKFKQMIAAQGGDAGVFDDPGAFHTPAATKTIFARSSGYLSAIDTEKVGWAVQRLGAGREKAAEPVDAYAGIEMHVKLGDHIEPGQPLITMFAADPERLAEPEALLYEAIAIADEPSTVPRLIYECVTVENADRFSIP; from the coding sequence ATGGCCGATCCCGCTCAACCGATCCATCACCACATCATCGACATCATCCGCAAGAAGCGCGATGGTCACGAGCTAAACGCCCCTGAGATCGAATTCGTGGTCAACGCCGCGGCGCGGCATTCCGATCCCGACGCAACCCAGCCAGCTACGGAAGCCCAACTTGCCGCCTGGCTCATGACCGTCCTGCTCCGAGGGCTTACCGCTGCCGAACTCCACGCCCTCACGAAGGCGATGCGTTTCTCCGGGGAGGTCTTCGATCCCTCACCATTAGGCAAGTTCGCGATTGACAAACACTCGACTGGGGGAGTCGGCGATAGCACCTCGTTTATCGTCGCGCCAATCGCAGCCGCAGCCGGACTCTCCGTTCCCATGATCAGCGGTCGCGCTCTCGGCCATACGGGAGGCACGCTCGACAAGCTCGATAGCATCCCAGGCTACCGCTCCAACCTCTCCCTCGCCGAGATGTTCCGGGCTTTAGAGCAGAACGGAGCGTTCATCGTCAGCCAGACGAAGGCGCTCGTTCCCGCCGACCGGGTCCTCTATGCGCTGCGCGATCATACCGGGACCGTAGAGAGTCCGTACCTGATTTGCGCCTCCATCATGAGCAAGAAGCTGGCGGCCGGGCTCAACGGCCTCGTTCTCGATGTCAAGACTGGCTCTGGTGCTTTTCTCAAGAGCGAGGAAGAGGGACTCTATCTCGCTTCTCTCATGGTCCGGACCGGGGAAGCCTCAGGAACCCGGACGGTCGCAGTTCTTACGGATATGAATCAGCCACTCGGCCGTTTCGCCGGTAACTGGGTCGAAATCTGGGAGGCCGTCGATGTGCTTAGCGGCAAACGCCACCCACTCTGCGAAGACATCCTCCAGATCTCCCTCACCCTTGCCGGATGGATGCTCCACCTCGGCGACAAGGCGCCAACTCCTGCGGCCGGTTACGATCTTGCGCAAGACTTGCTTACCTCGGGCGCCGCACTCACAAAATTCAAGCAGATGATTGCAGCCCAGGGGGGAGATGCTGGCGTCTTCGATGACCCGGGCGCCTTCCACACGCCGGCCGCCACCAAGACAATCTTCGCTCGCAGCAGCGGGTATCTTTCGGCCATCGATACGGAGAAAGTCGGCTGGGCAGTCCAGCGTCTTGGTGCTGGCCGAGAGAAAGCGGCTGAACCGGTAGACGCCTACGCTGGCATCGAGATGCATGTTAAGCTCGGTGACCACATTGAACCCGGCCAGCCACTTATCACCATGTTCGCCGCCGATCCCGAACGGCTTGCCGAGCCCGAAGCGCTCTTGTATGAAGCAATAGCCATTGCCGATGAACCGAGCACAGTCCCGCGCCTGATTTACGAATGTGTGACTGTCGAGAACGCTGATCGATTCTCCATACCCTGA
- a CDS encoding copper homeostasis protein CutC: protein MILEICVDSVDSARAAEHGGAQRVELCSDLAEGGISPSAGLIDGVRAALDIPLFVMVRPRAGDFQYSADEFKIMRKDIAVAKEYGADGVVLGLLKADGTIDVERTGELVALARPMQVTFHRAIDLVAEIEEALQQVIASGVDRVLTSGGKKSAVAALGCLTRLVAQAKGKIAVMVCGGIRKGNVEQIARATDATEFHSSPRVKLLTGQMPILNLGTPGIDEWSRYVVSSEDVRAMRTVMDRLEAGVSSATDLSSFIER from the coding sequence ATGATTCTGGAAATTTGTGTGGACTCCGTCGATTCGGCGCGAGCGGCCGAGCACGGCGGCGCGCAGCGTGTCGAGTTATGCTCTGACCTCGCCGAAGGGGGCATTAGTCCAAGCGCCGGCTTGATCGACGGCGTGCGCGCCGCGCTCGACATCCCGCTCTTCGTCATGGTGCGTCCCCGGGCTGGCGATTTCCAGTACAGCGCCGACGAGTTCAAAATCATGCGTAAGGACATAGCCGTGGCCAAGGAGTACGGCGCTGACGGTGTTGTACTGGGTCTACTGAAAGCCGATGGCACAATCGACGTCGAGCGCACTGGCGAACTCGTTGCCCTCGCCCGGCCTATGCAGGTCACCTTTCATCGCGCCATCGACCTTGTGGCTGAAATAGAGGAAGCGCTTCAGCAAGTCATCGCCAGTGGAGTTGACCGCGTCCTCACCTCCGGCGGAAAAAAGTCTGCGGTCGCAGCGCTCGGTTGTCTCACGCGGCTCGTGGCACAGGCTAAGGGAAAGATTGCGGTCATGGTCTGCGGAGGCATTCGCAAGGGTAATGTGGAACAGATAGCGCGGGCAACCGACGCCACGGAATTCCACTCCTCCCCGCGAGTCAAGCTCCTGACCGGACAGATGCCTATCTTGAATTTAGGCACACCAGGGATCGACGAGTGGAGCCGTTATGTTGTTTCCTCAGAAGACGTGCGTGCGATGCGCACCGTAATGGATCGGCTAGAGGCAGGTGTCTCCTCTGCAACTGATCTCTCCTCTTTCATCGAAAGATAA